The Onychomys torridus chromosome X, mOncTor1.1, whole genome shotgun sequence genomic interval ATAGGCCAAGATTAGTATTACCCTCACATACTGTGTTAATGACAGGAGAGTTGGCACATTTAGTTCTTAACATAATTGTAGAAAGGCTAGAATAGTGCCCAGCAGTGCATATAGAGCATACAGAATggtacagagaagattagcatggcctcTGTACAATGATGGTACGAAAATTCATGAAGAGGTCCATATTTTTGCACAAAAAGGCTAGGTTATGATATTATCACACAATGAGTTGATGCGATTCTGTGAATTATTGGACTTCATGTTAATATTATTGCCAAAGAAGAGGTTTCTCTTTTTTGAATGATATCTTTAATTTGTGTGTGGGCCTATGTACAAGTATAGAGGTCAAAGAATgacttgcaggaattggttctctacTTCTACCCCATGAACGCTGGATCTTGGTCGAGCTCAGATcaacaggcttggcagcaggtgcctttacctgtcAGCCccttgtgttttggttttctgaaacaggttctatgtagccctagctagcctggaactttatgtagaccaggctggcttcaaactcagagattcacctgcctctgcttcccaagtgctgagctgATAGATGGAGCTCTTATTTTTTgtaagtttattattttatgtatgagtgtttgcctgcatgcgtgtTTGTGCATCAAGTACGTGCCTGgcgcctgtggaggccagaggaggctgtTGGACCCcttggaactatagttacagatagctgtgaactGCCGTCTGGGTGCCGGGAGTTGACCTGTGGcccctggaagagcaatcagtgctcttaaccaaagaTGGAGTTCTTTATAGTAGTATCATCACATAGTGAGCTGGTGTTATTGTCCGTTTTCTATGAGCTGGAGACTGAAACATTCCATCTGGCTGGCATGAAAGCTCCTTAAGCCAGAAGATAAGCTTCAaggagtccctgaaactgaccagattcaccagGCCCCGTCCTCTCACAATAAGCAATAAAGACTACTGTGAGTCACTCTAAGGCAAGTCAACCTCAAAGACAACTCtgagaccagctgcctggaagcagacaccagctgagctgcctggaaaaggTTTGAGCCCAACTGAGTTACTTGGAAAAGACACtcccaacctgttgagctgcctgtaaGCTCTGCCGTGTGCTCCAGgctcccagcttttgtgagctgtctcccatgctggggtgggctttgatcaTATTGCTGCTGTCTTTGAgtcctttctgttcctgtaagtaacccttccCCCACGCTCCAgtaagtaacctcaataaaaGTTACTGGTTCACCacttggactttggtggtatctgtacttggGTCTCCATGGGCTCCCTATCTAGGGTGAGTAGATGTTTCTCCCCAGGAAAAACCTTGTCAAACAACTAATGTTACTATCACGGAACATATGTAGTTAATGTTCATATTGTGGACATACCCCGGCGTATGTTAATGTTATTGTCAAAGACACACTTCGTTGTATTACTGTTGCCACTGGAGGTTAACAGGGGAGGGCCGCAGCAGCCCCACCCTGGCTATCCTCAGATGGGTGAATGTTGGCAATGGAACCTGAGCCTCTACTGTCAACTGTTCTGTTTTTCCTgactcaggctgcccttgaagtCAAGGTCCTCCTTCCTCAACTTCTCCACCACAGGGGCCTCGAGGGTCACCACTATGAgtgacacctggagctgttttcAGGCCAGTTCTAGCTGGCCCTGGAAGTCAGGTCACAATTGTGGCAGCGTGGGCTCACCTGAGGAGTGGATGACTCTGCTCCTCTTCTGCATCACATGCATCAGGGCACCCACTaggccctctgacctctgagacGGTGCTTGCTGTACTGAGTTCTCTGGAGCTCCGGGAGTCTGCACCAAGACATTGGGGCACAGAAAGCTCGGGACTTTGAGAAGAGcgtttctcctttcttctctcacacacTCCAATCCCTTTCAAGGGACCACACCAATCTCCAGCTTATCACTGGATCCCCAAAACCGGTCACGCTCATCAGTCTCAACCATGGCCCCCAATTATCATCTATCCTGCCCATCTTTACCTTGTTTAGCTGAATTCCCTGCCGGATTTGATCCAAAAGTGCACCCCGGCCTCCACCAGGTGCGGGCCCCCCAGAAGACACCACAgtaggagggagagggggaggagctggcccactcccagtgctgggtggaggtgggggtgggggtgggggtggcggcggCACTGGTGGTCCCCCAGCACCAGGGAGTGGCGGAGGTGGTGGTCCAGATCGTCCAGTGGctggagggggtggtggtggagggccCCCtcggcctgggggtgggggtcccCGGGGTGTTGGTGGGGGCGGGGCACCCCCCACAGGTACAGGGGGCAGTGGACCACAGCGACCCTTATTACTCCCCACAATAGGAGGTCGCAGGGGctggctccctcctcctccaactcctctctctcctcctcctcctcctcctcctcctcctcctcctcctcctcctcctcctcctcggcatggcggcggtggcggtgggaGTGGATCTGTACAGGGGAAAAATAACACAGTAAGTCTGAACATTTTTTTACCAGTTTTGTgagcttcatttatttatttttttctttttctttttggtttttcgagacggagtttctctgcatagctctggctgtcctggcactcactctgtagcccaggctggcctcaaactcaagagatccacctgcctctgcctcccgagtgctgggattaaagacgtgcgccaacCCTGAGccaggttttattttttcttattcgTAAATTAGGTACCCCAGCTGATAGACTATTGATTCTTTTCCATGAAAAACTGAATGACTTGAGTGCATTTCTAGGGTAACAATCCccaggacagagaaaagggagCTCACCCTGGCGCCTCATCTCCTGCCGTACAGCCTCTAGCCCACCCTGGTCCTCAATGAAGTCATAGATAAGCTTGGAGGTCTCTGCGTCAGTGAGCTGGGCCTCGCTGATTCCTGCCCTGGAGAACAGGCTCCGCAGATCCGGGTCAAGATTGTTCACCTGCCCAGGGCAGAGCAGGGTTTCAAGAATAAAGCGAATTAGGAAGGGGCACAGATTATCACCAAAGCCATCTGAGGATCTGAGAAGGCTGTGAGAAGGTCTGGGTCAGGGAGGGGGGTCTGAGCCTTGGTCTACAAGAGAGTATGTGGAAGTTGAGTCCAGGGGTCTTTGAGCTACTCACGTCAAATCCATTCTGGGGATCCCAGCCCACGTGGCTGACATGtctagggaagagaaggggggtATCAGTGAAGCCCCAGGGTCTTCCCTCACCTGGCAAAGCTCTCTTGCCCTCACCTTCCCAGAGGGGCTCTGAGGGGCCAGAACAAGTGAGCAAATGTGAGCAGTTAGCAAAATGAGATAGGCCCGCAGTTGGTGATGCCAGTTAGTTTACTTGTTCCTCTTTTCCCCATCCACACCTGATCCGGTGGCTGGCTACCTTGGGTCACATTCGTCCATCAGACCACTGATTTGCCTATGCTCTGTCCCTCCACCCATCTGCTCACACACATATGTTCACGAATTTGCCCAccaatttctctttcctttgtctccttgtctacccttcctcccttctgcccTTCCTGCCcgcctcctctttcccttcccccactttctttctttctttctttctgtctttcttttttttaaacatcttttttttttttttagttgaggatcgaacccaggaccatgtgcttgctaggcaagcgctctaccactgagctaaatccccaaccctctttttttttttcttcaaaagatttatttatttattatgtatacagcatgtatgactgcaggccagaagagggcgccagatctcattacagatagttgtgagccaccatgtggttgctgggaattgaactcaggacctctggaggagcaaccagtgctcttaacctctgagccatctctccagcccctctttcttttttttaaagatttttttttttttagattttaagatttatgtattcattatgtatacagtgatgagtctgcacgtatgtctgcaggccagaagagggcatcagacctcattatagatggttgtgagccaccatgtgggtgctgggaattgaactcaggacctctggaagaactcttaacctctgagccatctctccagccccccactttctttcttgtctgagttgttttttttgaaacaggctctcatgTAACCTAGGTTGGCTTCTAACATTCTAAGTAGTTGAAGCTGGCTTTTAACCTTTGACCTTAATGCCTCTATCTCaaaagtgctggtattacagggtGCTCTACCACACTTGGCAATCCAtttgcatttttacattttacttcaCACTTGTACGCGCTTATAAACTATCCATTCGTCCGTCTGTCTCTTTATCCTTCTCCACTTTGTCTGTGAACCAATCAACCTGCACAGTAATATCCTGCCTATATCCTCAACCCCCTGCCCACTTACCACCCATCTGTCCCTCCAACCAATCACCTACCCATTCATCCTTCAACCCACTAGTTAATTAACTGATCCATTTATCTACTCATCCACCCATCTGCCCCTCCTTCCATTTGCTCAGCTGTCCACTTTTTCATACGCTTTCCCACCCACTGGGATCTTGGGGTTCACAGAGGGAGAAGTTCTCACTTGAATCCACTTGGTGCACCAATATCAGCCTTGCTGATCTTCTTTTTGCCTGAGCGTTTCTTATCAGCTGGGCCAGGGCCTGGTGCCGGAAGCCCACGGTATCGGGAGCTTGTGATGTCAGGGTTCTGAATGTCAACTGTCACTAGAGATAGTGGACTACCTGATGGGCCTACAGAGGAAAGAATGTGAATGGTTAACTCACCTACTAGGCAAGGCACAGGGGCAAGAAATAGGAAGACTATAGAAGAAGAagtgtagccgggcggtggtggcgaacgcctttaatcccagcacttgggaggcagagccaggtggatctctgtgagttcgaggccagcctggtctatagagcaagatctaggacaggcaccaaaactacatacaaagaaactctgtctcaaaaaaaacaaaagtgtatATATTTGATAGTCATGGAGGAATGGATGACAGAGGTGTAGGCAAGACCTATGGAGAGGTGGATGGATCCCCAAAAAAAGTTCAGTCACTGATTTATGTATGCTTATCATTCAGGTACTGACTCGTTCATTCTCTGGCTGGTCAGCTAAATGGCTTATTAAGTTACTCATTCATTTGATCAATAGAAGACAGGTAGAATATTATGtcatttaatctattttttttttgaaacagggtttctttgtgtagctttggagtcttttctagaactcactttggagaccaggctggcctcgaactcacagagatccccctgcctctgcctcccgagtgctgggattaaaggtgtgggccaccaccgcccggcttaatctcatttttgtgatttaattttaatctcatttttgtgatttaatttttgtgtgtgtgggtatatgttatgtgtgtgaatgtgcatgcatgcataacacatttgtggagttcagaggacaatgttgttgagttggttctctccttctacctttctgTGGATTCTGGGGTTAGAATTCAGCTctccaggcttggtgacaagtgctgagccatctcaccagctttcatttatttcttttttcaatgctCATCCATTTACATACCCACTCATTATTTCACTGAACCATCCATTCATTACCCACTTACCCAAATACCCACTCACCTATTTATTCATAATATCTCCTCACTTCATCTTCCAGTTTAGTACTCTGCCTCCAGTCCATCAGTGTgctcatctatccacccatccactcatccacctAGCCATCCATCCACCTCTTTACCAACTTCTGCATTTACCCAACTACTCCTTCATCTACTAACTTCCCATCCTCACTCCAGAGACACAAGAATCACCACTCACCCCCATGGTCTCCACCTGGATGTGGGGGCAGAGGTGGgagccctcctcttctctctgggaAAATGGAGTAAGTTAAGATCTGTCACGGTCTTGCCACGGGGTTCTGGGTTAGTTCCTTATAACCTCTGCTTGAACTAGAGAACTCACCTTCGCTGgttggtgctggtggtggtggtagctgACGTCTTTCTGTGGTTAAATAGTCGGACTGAGAGCCATAGccatgaaaggttttttttttttttgagctgagaatctaacccagggccttgtgcttgctaggcaagcgctctaccactgagctaaatccccaacccccgagaGGGGATTTTCTAGCCTCACACCCATGTACTCACTTCTGTCCAACCTATCTTCCCAACTCCCAGCAAGGCCTCCTTACCTCCACTTTGCCTCTGATTCCTTTTTTGTATCTTCTCCTGCACCAAGGACCGGAAGGCCTGAGCCTCGCTCTCGTCTGCAAAGTTCAGTCCTACTTGGCAGTCCTATATATGTCTTGAGGTCAGCAAACTAGCACTCCCCATGCCTCAGACTCTCTCCCCACACCCCAACCGCAGCCCAAGGCTGGGCTGGACACTTACATCTCCAGCAAAGGTGTGGAAGAAGGGGGTAGGAGTGAAGTAAAGCAGCTGTGAATACAACTCCTGTTCCCAGAGCAGCCGACCAGCCTAGagaggggcagggtgggggacATGTTGGCATCCAGGCTCCTAGGGTGGCAGACCTTTGTTTTCTAATCAGGGACTATGGTGTCCTA includes:
- the Was gene encoding wiskott-Aldrich syndrome protein translates to MSGGPVGGRPGGRGGPAVQQNIPSNLLQDHENQRLFELLGRKCWTLATAVVQLYLALPPGAERWTMEHCGAVCFVKDNPQKSYFIRLYGLQAGRLLWEQELYSQLLYFTPTPFFHTFAGDDCQVGLNFADESEAQAFRSLVQEKIQKRNQRQSGERRQLPPPPAPTSEERRGGLPPLPPHPGGDHGGPSGSPLSLVTVDIQNPDITSSRYRGLPAPGPGPADKKRSGKKKISKADIGAPSGFKHVSHVGWDPQNGFDVNNLDPDLRSLFSRAGISEAQLTDAETSKLIYDFIEDQGGLEAVRQEMRRQDPLPPPPPPCRGGGGGGGGGGGGGGGGGERGVGGGGSQPLRPPIVGSNKGRCGPLPPVPVGGAPPPPTPRGPPPPGRGGPPPPPPPATGRSGPPPPPLPGAGGPPVPPPPPPPPPPPPSTGSGPAPPPLPPTVVSSGGPAPGGGRGALLDQIRQGIQLNKTPGAPENSVQQAPSQRSEGLVGALMHVMQKRSRVIHSSDEGESQTGEDEEDDEWDD